One genomic segment of Cellulophaga sp. HaHaR_3_176 includes these proteins:
- a CDS encoding shikimate dehydrogenase, producing MAKTENKIRFGLIGKDIDYSFSRSYFTEKFKNLKLDDYSYENFDFQDINELKSILEKEKNIKGFNVTIPYKQDVFPFLFDVDDTAKEIGAVNTIKFTDKGLKGFNTDYYGFQKSIEPAIKKHHTYALILGTGGASKAIAFVLKKLDLSYTFVSRTAKENQFTYADLNKTIIEKHTVIVNCTPLGTYPDITDKPDIPYEYLSDKHLLFDLIYNPIKTAFLLEGEKRGAQIKNGDKMLELQAEKSWEIWNS from the coding sequence ATGGCAAAAACAGAAAATAAAATACGTTTCGGATTGATCGGAAAAGATATAGACTACTCTTTTTCTAGGTCTTATTTTACTGAAAAATTTAAAAATCTAAAGTTAGACGATTACAGTTATGAAAACTTTGATTTTCAAGATATTAATGAGCTTAAATCGATATTAGAAAAAGAAAAAAACATTAAAGGTTTTAATGTTACAATTCCTTATAAACAAGATGTTTTTCCATTTTTATTTGATGTAGATGATACTGCTAAAGAAATTGGCGCAGTAAATACCATAAAATTTACAGACAAAGGCCTTAAAGGATTCAATACTGATTATTATGGTTTTCAAAAATCTATAGAGCCTGCAATAAAAAAACACCATACATATGCACTTATTTTAGGTACAGGCGGGGCATCAAAAGCAATAGCCTTTGTTTTAAAAAAATTAGACCTGAGCTATACATTTGTATCTAGAACCGCTAAAGAGAATCAATTTACTTATGCCGATTTAAATAAAACTATAATAGAAAAACATACTGTTATTGTAAACTGCACTCCCCTTGGCACCTACCCCGATATAACAGATAAACCAGATATACCTTATGAATATTTAAGTGATAAGCATTTGCTATTTGATTTGATATATAACCCAATAAAAACTGCATTTTTATTAGAAGGCGAAAAAAGAGGCGCTCAAATAAAAAATGGTGATAAAATGTTAGAATTACAGGCAGAAAAATCTTGGGAGATATGGAATAGCTAA
- a CDS encoding DUF349 domain-containing protein, protein MLDEKDEKLPLGSSDENNSDTTEKTEETTIEEQTESSNEEVAKDDTSETIEAESNTEQKAAVDEEDVVLNEIDDSNAEDAEDEDNRVRHTIPVLDYHSMSIENLVGELQRLVKNEKVQAIKKHVDDIKSEFDLKFQEFLDEKKEEFISNGGNEIDFHYNSVTKRQFNEVYTEYREKKNQYHKSLEKSLKDNLATRLQIIEDLKGLVSIEEDINATYKNFKDLQEKWRQTGPIPRNNYNDVWRTYHHHIEIFYDFLHLNRELRDLDFKRNLEEKEKLVERAEALEKVEDLNVAFQELQTLHKIWKEDIGPVDKDHREAIWDRFSNATKALHNRRQGYYQELEKKFEANLVKKHEIIEGIKAITIKVAANHKRLQQQIKEIEALRDSFFKAGKVPQKVNEKTWASFKENVREFNRKKNSFYKDQKKEQQDNLDKKRALLELATSLKDSEDIAHATPEMKRIQNEWKTIGHVPRKFSDKIWKEFKDACNHYFKRLHAHKNEAQKDELENFEKKSACLERIQAFELSGERSKDLSAIKQFVAEWKSHGRVPFNKKSINVKFNKILDALFKKLDVDRQEGEMLKYGNKIQQLKQSEDTDYALQKERTFIRRKIDESNTEIRQLENNLQFFSNASEDSPVVRDVIKKIDGHKKDLETWKEKLKSLNILKNNLNKESEETEETVEEDSEEA, encoded by the coding sequence ATGTTGGACGAGAAAGACGAAAAACTACCGTTGGGTAGTAGTGATGAAAACAATAGCGATACTACTGAAAAAACAGAAGAAACGACTATTGAAGAACAGACAGAATCTTCAAACGAAGAGGTTGCAAAAGACGATACTTCAGAAACTATTGAAGCCGAATCTAATACAGAGCAAAAAGCAGCTGTTGATGAGGAAGATGTTGTTTTGAATGAAATAGACGATTCTAACGCAGAAGATGCTGAAGATGAAGACAATCGTGTACGGCACACTATTCCTGTTTTAGACTATCATTCGATGTCTATCGAAAATTTAGTAGGTGAATTACAGCGCTTAGTAAAAAATGAAAAAGTACAGGCTATTAAAAAGCATGTTGATGATATCAAATCTGAATTCGATTTAAAATTTCAAGAATTTTTAGATGAGAAAAAAGAAGAATTTATCAGCAACGGTGGAAACGAAATAGACTTTCATTATAATTCGGTAACGAAAAGACAATTTAATGAAGTTTATACTGAGTATAGAGAAAAGAAAAATCAATATCATAAAAGCTTAGAAAAAAGCTTAAAAGATAATTTAGCAACGCGTTTGCAAATTATTGAAGATTTGAAAGGTCTTGTATCTATTGAAGAAGATATTAATGCTACTTATAAAAACTTCAAAGATCTTCAAGAAAAATGGCGTCAAACTGGCCCTATCCCAAGAAATAATTATAATGATGTATGGCGCACATACCATCATCATATTGAAATATTTTACGATTTTCTTCATTTAAATAGAGAGTTACGTGATTTAGATTTTAAACGTAACCTTGAAGAAAAAGAAAAATTAGTTGAACGTGCTGAAGCTTTAGAAAAAGTAGAAGATTTAAATGTAGCTTTCCAAGAATTACAAACATTACATAAAATTTGGAAAGAAGATATCGGCCCTGTAGATAAAGATCATAGAGAAGCAATATGGGATCGTTTTAGTAATGCAACAAAAGCATTGCACAACCGAAGACAAGGATATTACCAAGAATTAGAGAAAAAATTTGAGGCGAACCTTGTTAAAAAACATGAAATTATTGAAGGTATAAAAGCCATTACTATTAAAGTTGCGGCAAACCATAAACGCTTACAACAACAAATTAAAGAAATTGAAGCTTTAAGAGATAGTTTCTTTAAAGCTGGTAAAGTTCCTCAAAAAGTAAATGAGAAAACATGGGCTTCTTTTAAAGAGAACGTTCGTGAATTTAATAGAAAAAAGAACTCATTTTATAAAGATCAGAAAAAAGAGCAACAAGATAATTTAGATAAAAAAAGAGCTCTTTTAGAACTTGCTACATCATTAAAAGACAGTGAAGATATTGCACATGCAACTCCTGAGATGAAGCGTATACAGAATGAATGGAAAACTATTGGACATGTACCAAGAAAATTTTCTGATAAAATCTGGAAAGAATTTAAAGACGCATGTAACCATTATTTTAAAAGATTACACGCTCATAAAAATGAAGCCCAGAAAGATGAGTTAGAAAATTTTGAAAAGAAAAGTGCGTGTTTAGAACGTATACAAGCTTTTGAACTATCTGGCGAAAGAAGTAAAGATTTAAGTGCTATTAAGCAATTTGTTGCCGAATGGAAATCGCATGGTAGAGTACCTTTTAATAAAAAGAGTATTAACGTTAAGTTTAATAAAATTTTAGATGCTTTATTTAAAAAATTAGACGTTGACAGGCAAGAAGGCGAAATGTTGAAATATGGCAACAAAATTCAACAATTAAAACAAAGTGAAGACACTGATTATGCTTTACAAAAAGAACGTACTTTTATTAGACGTAAAATTGATGAAAGCAATACCGAAATCAGACAGTTAGAAAACAACCTTCAGTTTTTCTCTAATGCATCAGAAGATAGCCCAGTGGTTAGAGATGTTATTAAGAAAATAGATGGTCATAAAAAAGACTTAGAAACTTGGAAAGAGAAACTTAAAAGTCTTAATATTTTAAAGAATAATTTAAATAAAGAATCAGAAGAGACTGAAGAAACAGTTGAAGAAGATTCTGAAGAAGCATAA
- a CDS encoding DUF368 domain-containing protein, whose translation MHEPRTSSDKFWLIVKGLCMGAANKVPGVSGGIVAFVGGFYEEFIYSLQKINTKAFKLLLNGRIKSFYRYTNGQFLTLLIFGMLVSYFSVSKILDYFLEEKELYVWSAFFGMILGSIYYIAKDFNHWSKKTVTAGFIGLVIGIAISFLNPAKENDNLIFIFLCGMISVSGMTLPGLSGSFILILLGNYVLLLVDSVNSLYDTFAEIIVGDFSVFKNTKRLHTLKILAVFTTGSAVGLVTLSHLLTYLLKHFKHITTAIIIGFITGSLGVVWPWKKTILKTNLDTSLALDSNGNEIIINYERYFPDMTSLETWWAFFFICTGIITLLGLDWYGKNRK comes from the coding sequence ATGCATGAACCGCGTACATCTTCAGATAAATTTTGGCTTATCGTCAAAGGCTTATGTATGGGTGCTGCAAATAAAGTTCCTGGTGTTTCTGGCGGAATCGTAGCCTTTGTTGGTGGGTTTTATGAAGAGTTTATTTATTCACTACAAAAGATAAACACAAAAGCTTTTAAGCTTCTATTAAATGGAAGAATAAAAAGTTTTTATCGTTATACTAACGGTCAGTTTTTAACATTACTAATTTTCGGAATGTTAGTAAGCTACTTTAGTGTTTCTAAAATATTAGATTACTTTTTAGAAGAAAAAGAACTTTATGTTTGGTCCGCTTTCTTCGGAATGATTTTAGGATCAATTTATTATATCGCAAAAGACTTTAACCACTGGAGTAAAAAAACAGTCACTGCAGGTTTTATTGGCCTAGTAATTGGTATTGCCATCAGCTTTTTAAACCCTGCGAAAGAAAACGATAATCTTATTTTTATTTTCTTATGTGGTATGATTAGTGTTTCGGGAATGACATTACCAGGCCTATCAGGTTCTTTTATTTTAATTTTACTCGGTAATTACGTATTGCTTCTAGTAGACTCTGTAAATTCATTATACGATACTTTTGCTGAAATAATTGTTGGTGACTTTAGTGTTTTTAAAAATACCAAAAGGTTACATACGTTAAAAATACTTGCTGTATTTACTACTGGCTCTGCTGTTGGTTTAGTAACACTATCTCACCTACTAACCTATTTACTAAAACATTTTAAGCACATTACAACCGCTATCATTATAGGTTTTATAACAGGATCGCTAGGTGTAGTTTGGCCTTGGAAAAAAACAATTCTCAAAACAAATTTAGATACTAGTTTAGCACTAGATTCTAACGGAAATGAAATTATAATTAATTACGAAAGATATTTTCCTGATATGACAAGTTTAGAAACTTGGTGGGCATTTTTCTTTATATGTACAGGGATAATAACTCTTTTAGGATTAGATTGGTATGGCAAAAACAGAAAATAA
- a CDS encoding ATP-binding protein has product MIHLIVGNTGSGKTTYSNQLKEKTKGVIFSIDTWNAVLFLPDKSKNDGITWFLERIERSETLIQKLILQLKHSNVDAILDLGLSKITHRAKFIAFANQHKVEYQIHYLNISKEIRRERILKRNTEQGDTFEFEVTDENFEFMETWFEKLTKKELKNALVIEE; this is encoded by the coding sequence ATGATACATTTAATCGTTGGCAACACAGGATCAGGTAAAACAACATACTCGAACCAACTTAAAGAAAAAACCAAAGGTGTAATTTTTTCAATAGATACTTGGAATGCCGTTTTATTTTTGCCTGACAAAAGCAAAAATGACGGCATTACTTGGTTTTTAGAACGAATTGAACGTTCTGAAACTTTGATTCAGAAACTTATTCTTCAGCTCAAACATTCTAACGTAGATGCTATTTTAGATTTAGGCCTTTCTAAAATTACTCACAGAGCCAAATTTATTGCATTTGCTAATCAACATAAAGTAGAATACCAAATACACTACTTAAATATTTCAAAAGAAATTAGACGCGAAAGAATTTTAAAAAGAAACACTGAACAAGGAGACACTTTCGAATTTGAAGTAACAGATGAAAATTTTGAATTTATGGAAACTTGGTTCGAAAAACTTACCAAAAAAGAGCTAAAAAATGCTCTGGTTATAGAAGAATAG
- a CDS encoding DUF368 domain-containing protein has translation MENRNFLSYFFITLKGIAMGAADVVPGVSGGTIAFISGIYEELIDSINNINFGLFKTFKEEGFKAFWSKANGNFLISLFLGIFISVVSLAKGISWLLLNQPVLLWSFFFGLVVASIFFVGKSIEKWNATAVIMLIIGAIAAYYITTLPTSENTDSLPFLFLSGALAICAMILPGISGAFILVLLGSYKVILDAVHERDLKIVATVGLGAIFGLLSFAKLLKWMFTHYKDLTLAVLTGFILGSLNKIWPWKNVLETKVFGNKIIPVVEENISPFSYVGDNQLLLAVVLALIGFSLIFILEKLASKK, from the coding sequence ATGGAAAATAGAAATTTTTTAAGTTACTTTTTTATAACACTGAAAGGAATTGCAATGGGAGCTGCTGATGTAGTACCCGGAGTTTCGGGTGGTACTATTGCTTTTATATCTGGTATTTATGAAGAGCTAATTGACTCTATAAACAATATCAACTTCGGTTTATTTAAAACGTTCAAAGAAGAAGGTTTTAAAGCTTTTTGGAGTAAAGCAAATGGTAATTTTTTAATTTCTTTATTTCTTGGTATTTTTATTAGCGTAGTATCTTTAGCAAAAGGTATAAGCTGGTTGCTACTAAACCAACCAGTTCTGCTATGGTCTTTCTTTTTTGGTTTGGTTGTCGCAAGTATCTTTTTTGTAGGTAAATCTATCGAAAAATGGAATGCTACAGCAGTAATTATGCTAATTATAGGTGCTATAGCCGCTTATTACATAACAACATTACCAACTTCTGAAAATACTGACAGTTTACCATTTTTATTCTTATCCGGTGCATTGGCAATTTGTGCTATGATATTGCCTGGTATTTCAGGTGCATTTATTCTTGTTCTTTTAGGCTCATATAAAGTTATTTTAGATGCTGTACATGAACGAGATTTAAAAATAGTTGCTACCGTTGGCTTAGGAGCTATTTTTGGTTTACTAAGTTTTGCTAAACTTTTAAAATGGATGTTTACACATTATAAAGATTTAACATTAGCTGTACTTACTGGTTTTATTTTAGGCTCCTTAAATAAAATATGGCCATGGAAAAATGTATTAGAAACTAAAGTTTTTGGTAATAAAATAATTCCTGTTGTTGAAGAAAATATTTCTCCTTTTTCATACGTAGGGGATAATCAATTATTGTTAGCTGTTGTTCTCGCTTTAATAGGTTTTTCTCTTATTTTTATCTTAGAAAAATTAGCTTCTAAAAAGTAA